CCCGGGAACCCATCGAGCTTCGGGGAAAGATTGTTGACTACGAGTACACCCCGCTGGTTGCGAACGTCACAATCGAGGCCGGTGGCAACCGCTGGAAGGTCGGTGGGATAAGCAGTTACGTCGAGGACGTTGAGGGTGAGAAGTTCATACTCCTCGAGTGATGCCTATGCGCGTTCTCATGCTCTCCTTTGAATACCTTCCAGTCAAGGTGGGTGGCCTGGCGGAGGCAGTTACGAGCATAGGGGAAGGCCTTGTGGAACTCGGCAACGAGGTCGTTGTCTTCACTCCCGACCACGGGAGGAACCTGGGCGAGCACCTATTTTCCTTTGGGGTTGCATTTGAGGGCAGGGAAGTCTCAATAACGGTGAGAAAAAGGGAGCAGAACGGTGTCACGGTTTACACTCTCTCCGGGGACGTTCTTGATACCGATGTTTACCCCGACTGGGAGACCCTGCTCAGGAAGGCGGTCCTCTTCGGTAAGGCCTCCGTCGGTTTGCTTAACAGCATCGTTGAGGCCTTTAAGCCCGATGTAATCCACGCCCACGACTGGCACACCGTTTTTGCCCTTGGATTGCTCAAAAAGTACTTCCAAGTTAGGACCGTCTTTACAGTTCACAGGCTTAACAAGGCCAAGATTCCTGCCTACTACTTCCACGAGGCCAACTTGGGCGAGCTCGCACCTTATCCGGACATAGACCCGGAGCACACCGCCTGTTACATAGCCGATGCGGTCACAACGGTGAGCAGGAGCTACCTCTGGGAGGAATGGGAGTTCTTTGGAAACTTCGACGGCAAAGTAACGCACGTTTTCAACGGCATCGACTGCTCTTTCTGGAACGAGGAACTCCTTGAAAACGCAAACCTCCCGAGGGAGGAGCGGAGGAAGAGAATCCTGGAGAGCTTCGGCCTCTCCGATGGAAAAGCCTTCATGTTCATCGGCCGTTTTGACCGCTCCCAGAAGGGTGTTGATACGCTCCTAAGGGCGATAGAGATACTCTCAAGTGACCCGGCCTTTGGGAACATGCGCTTCCTCATAGTCGGCAAAGGTGACCCAGGCCTTGAGGAGTGGGCGAGGGCCGTTGAAAACCGCTTTCCAGAAAACGTCAGGGTAATCACCGACGTGCTTCCAAGGGAAACCGTCCGCGAGCTCTACGGTTCGGTGGACTTCGTGGTTATTCCCTCCTACTTTGAGCCCTTTGGCCTCGTCCAGCTTGAGGCGATGTGCCTCGGGGCGGTTCCAATAGCCAGTTCCGTTGGTGGGCTTAAGGACACGATAATAGACCTGAATGCTGACCCGGAGAACGCCACCGGAATACTCGTCCCGCCGAGAGACGCTTTCGCACTCGCGAGGGCCATGATTTCGGCGAAGGAACTCGATGAAAGAA
This region of Thermococcus sp. genomic DNA includes:
- a CDS encoding glycogen synthase, with product MRVLMLSFEYLPVKVGGLAEAVTSIGEGLVELGNEVVVFTPDHGRNLGEHLFSFGVAFEGREVSITVRKREQNGVTVYTLSGDVLDTDVYPDWETLLRKAVLFGKASVGLLNSIVEAFKPDVIHAHDWHTVFALGLLKKYFQVRTVFTVHRLNKAKIPAYYFHEANLGELAPYPDIDPEHTACYIADAVTTVSRSYLWEEWEFFGNFDGKVTHVFNGIDCSFWNEELLENANLPREERRKRILESFGLSDGKAFMFIGRFDRSQKGVDTLLRAIEILSSDPAFGNMRFLIVGKGDPGLEEWARAVENRFPENVRVITDVLPRETVRELYGSVDFVVIPSYFEPFGLVQLEAMCLGAVPIASSVGGLKDTIIDLNADPENATGILVPPRDAFALARAMISAKELDERTLERLRENARRRARKDFTWENACRRYLLVYENAVDKAVPFLR